The genomic stretch GGTCACAGCATCAAGGAGATTCTCGAAGGCCAGAAGGGTGATCCCCTGCTGTTCCCGGCTCCGAAGGGTCACGATGGCCTGTTCGAGTTCATGACCACCTCCTGGCATGCCCAGTTGGCCGTGAACCTGGCGTTGCTCGGTTCGCTGAGCATCATTGTGGCGCATCACATGTATGCGATGCCGCCCTATCCCTACATCGGTATCGACTACCCAACGCAGCTGTCGATCTTCACGCACCACATGTGGATCGGCGGTTTCATCATCGTTGGCGCCGGTGCCCACGCGGCCATCGCGCTCATCCGCGATTACGACCCTGCCCAGCATGTTGACAACGTGCTGGATCGGGTCCTCAAAGCCCGTGATGCCCTGATCAGCCACCTCAACTGGGTGTGCATCTGGCTTGGCTTCCACAGCTTCGGCCTCTACATCCACAACGACACCATGCGTGCCCTGGGACGTCCCCAGGACATGTTCAGTGACACCGCCATTCAGCTGAAGCCCGTTTTCGCTCAGTGGATTCAGGGTCTGCACGCCGCTGCAGCCGGTTCCACCGCACCGAATGCTCTGGCCGGTGTGAGCGAAGTGTTCAACGGTGCCGTCGTCGCCGTCGGCGGCAAGGTGGCTGCCGGTCCGATCCCCCTGGGAACGGCCGACTTCATGGTCCACCACATCCACGCCTTCACGATCCACGTCACCGTGCTGATCCTGCTGAAGGGTGTCCTCTACAGCCGCAGTTCCAGGCTGATCCCCGACAAGGCCAACCTGGGCTTCCGCTTCCCCTGCGACGGCCCCGGCCGTGGCGGTACCTGCCAGGTGTCGGCCTGGGACCACGTGTTCCTCGGCCTCTTCTGGATGTACAACTCCCTGTCCATCGTGATCTTCCACTTCAGCTGGAAGATGCAGAGCGATGTCTGGGGAACCGTGAATGCGGACGGCAGCGTCCAGCACATCACGAATGGGAATTTCGCGCAGAGCGCCATCACCATCAATGGCTGGCTGCGTGATTTCCTCTGGGCTCAGGCCGCACAGGTGATCAACAGCTACGGCTCCTCCTCCAGTGCTTACGGCCTGATGTTCCTCGGCGCCCACTTCGTCTGGGCCTTCAGCCTGATGTTCCTCTTCAGTGGCCGCGGTTACTGGCAGGAGCTCATCGAGTCCATTGTCTGGGCTCACAACAAGCTGAAGGTGGCACCCGCCATCCAGCCCCGTGCGCTGAGCATCACCCAGGGCCGTGCCGTAGGCGTTGCCCACTATCTGCTGGGAGGTATCGCTACCACCTGGTCCTTTTTCCTGGCCCGACTCGTCGCGGTCGGCTGACCTCACACCTGACCTTTCCCAATGGCAACGAAATTTCCTTCGTTCAGCCAGGGTCTGGCACAGGACCCGACAACCCGCCGTATCTGGTACGGCATCGCCACGGCTCACGACTTCGAGAGCCACGACGGAATGACGGAGGAGAAGCTTTACCAAAAGCTCTTCTCCACTCACTTCGGTCATCTGGCGATCATCGGCCTCTGGGTTTCGGGCAACCTGTTCCATATCGCCTGGCAGGGCAACTTCGAACAGTGGGTCGCCGATCCACTGCACGTCCGTCCCATCGCTCACGCGATCTGGGATCCGCACTTCGGCCAGGGGGCCATCACCGCCTTCACCCAGGCGGGAGCCACCTCCCCGGTCAACATTGCGTATTCCGGTCTGTACCACTGGTGGTACACCATCGGCATGAAGACCAACGCCGAGCTGTATCAGGGTTCCATCTTCATGATGATCCTGTCGGCCTGGGCGCTGTTCGCCGGTTGGCTCCACCTTCAGCCC from Synechococcus sp. CBW1107 encodes the following:
- the psaA gene encoding photosystem I core protein PsaA, coding for MTISPPERGKKAKAQVDQVNNPATFELFGKPGHFDRTLAKGPKTTTWVWNLHANAHDFDSHTSDLEEVSRKIFSAHFGHLAVIFIWLSGAFYHGARFSNYTGWLADPLHVKPSAQVVWPIFGQEILNGDVGAGFHGIQITSGLFHVWRAWGFTSEFQLLCTAIGALVMAGLMLNAGVFHYHKAAPKLEWFQNVESMLNHHLAGLLGLGSLSWTGHLLHVSLPTTQLMDAIDAGKPLVLDGKTIASVADIPLPHEFLNLDLLTQLFPGFGAGLSAFFTGNWAAYSDFLTFKGGLNPVTGSLWMTDIAHHHLAIAVLFIVAGHQYRTNWGIGHSIKEILEGQKGDPLLFPAPKGHDGLFEFMTTSWHAQLAVNLALLGSLSIIVAHHMYAMPPYPYIGIDYPTQLSIFTHHMWIGGFIIVGAGAHAAIALIRDYDPAQHVDNVLDRVLKARDALISHLNWVCIWLGFHSFGLYIHNDTMRALGRPQDMFSDTAIQLKPVFAQWIQGLHAAAAGSTAPNALAGVSEVFNGAVVAVGGKVAAGPIPLGTADFMVHHIHAFTIHVTVLILLKGVLYSRSSRLIPDKANLGFRFPCDGPGRGGTCQVSAWDHVFLGLFWMYNSLSIVIFHFSWKMQSDVWGTVNADGSVQHITNGNFAQSAITINGWLRDFLWAQAAQVINSYGSSSSAYGLMFLGAHFVWAFSLMFLFSGRGYWQELIESIVWAHNKLKVAPAIQPRALSITQGRAVGVAHYLLGGIATTWSFFLARLVAVG